A single region of the Lysinibacillus sp. B2A1 genome encodes:
- a CDS encoding GGDEF-domain containing protein has product MEIYKESVAPFADYQQVIQLNPFDAVVCLRKVDTKAFEVVNFNDKLPSFIELQDVNATNAEQFFPEQCWLQISEILQQELNMDLKLEICTGSKVKTFIVNVQHLEKSVVAVILRETHNDVAPYLQFVEQYVSPVLTTDVQGRIVHQNFAATTLLSSGHHNLVGRNIFSLLESKYIDEFKLLFAKTVEGSAFGMPKCLLKDQLLSNEPFYLKTHPTYFNGEIIGVHLFVKDANSFMNDQESFYYLALMDELTGIWNRKAFKEHWLHHLNDKKHENKQAALILVDIDRFKKFNESLGEGKGDELMRMFSHRLRELCYSKCSLYRYNSDEFIFVLKDATINKIEKTANAILDALKQPFMIDGQEYFISVSIGISLSPADGKDLETLVRKADKALFSVKEHGRSHYRYYREDMITVFPNEALMEAHLRRAIEFNELSIHLQPQMDLMNNSINSFEALLRWNNRKFGFVSPAQFIPIAEASGLIIEIGDWIIDEVCRYQKEWQMKGYRPVRIAVNISPKQFRKENFARKIEEALKKYNVPPKLLEVEITESSMTNVHETFSILTELKQLGVYVSVDDFGTGYSSLSYLKRYPIDIIKIDQSFIADIAKDDKNEAIIKAIISMSHNLGLEVVAEGIEEPSQVDFLKRHRCQKGQGYLYNKPLPVETIVEQYFVS; this is encoded by the coding sequence ATGGAAATATATAAAGAGAGTGTAGCGCCATTTGCAGACTATCAACAAGTCATACAGCTTAATCCTTTTGATGCAGTTGTATGTTTGAGAAAAGTTGATACAAAAGCGTTTGAAGTCGTTAATTTTAACGATAAACTACCATCATTTATTGAGCTACAGGATGTGAATGCCACCAATGCCGAGCAATTTTTTCCAGAGCAATGCTGGCTGCAAATATCAGAAATATTACAGCAGGAACTAAACATGGATCTAAAACTAGAGATTTGTACAGGGAGCAAAGTAAAGACATTTATTGTCAATGTACAGCATCTAGAAAAATCAGTTGTGGCAGTTATTTTACGTGAGACACATAATGATGTGGCGCCTTATTTGCAATTTGTGGAACAATATGTGAGTCCTGTGTTAACAACTGATGTTCAAGGTCGTATTGTACATCAGAACTTTGCTGCCACTACTCTATTATCAAGTGGACATCACAACCTGGTAGGACGAAATATTTTTTCATTATTAGAAAGTAAGTATATCGATGAATTCAAATTATTATTTGCAAAAACTGTTGAGGGTTCTGCTTTTGGTATGCCTAAATGCTTGCTTAAAGACCAATTGCTAAGTAATGAACCTTTTTACTTAAAGACTCATCCAACCTACTTTAATGGTGAAATTATTGGTGTACATTTATTTGTAAAAGATGCCAATAGCTTTATGAATGATCAAGAATCTTTTTATTACCTAGCATTAATGGATGAGTTAACGGGTATTTGGAACCGTAAAGCATTTAAAGAGCATTGGCTGCATCATTTAAATGATAAAAAGCATGAAAATAAACAAGCTGCACTTATTTTAGTAGATATTGATCGCTTTAAAAAATTTAATGAATCCCTTGGTGAAGGTAAGGGCGATGAGCTGATGCGTATGTTTAGTCATAGACTTCGTGAACTGTGCTACTCAAAGTGCTCTCTTTATCGCTATAACAGTGATGAATTTATTTTTGTTCTAAAAGATGCAACCATCAATAAAATAGAAAAAACAGCAAACGCTATATTAGATGCTCTTAAACAGCCGTTTATGATTGATGGACAGGAATATTTTATTAGTGTATCCATCGGTATTTCCCTTAGCCCAGCGGATGGCAAGGATTTAGAGACTCTAGTCCGTAAAGCAGATAAAGCCTTATTTTCTGTAAAAGAGCATGGACGTTCACACTATCGTTACTACCGAGAAGATATGATAACTGTTTTTCCTAACGAGGCATTAATGGAAGCGCACTTAAGACGTGCTATCGAATTTAATGAGCTAAGTATTCATTTACAGCCACAAATGGATTTAATGAATAATAGTATCAATAGTTTTGAGGCATTGTTACGGTGGAATAATCGTAAATTTGGCTTTGTATCACCTGCACAATTTATACCCATTGCAGAGGCATCAGGCTTAATCATTGAGATTGGCGATTGGATAATTGATGAGGTATGCCGCTATCAAAAGGAGTGGCAAATGAAAGGCTATCGTCCGGTACGAATTGCTGTGAATATCTCACCAAAGCAATTTAGAAAAGAAAATTTTGCTCGAAAGATTGAGGAAGCCTTAAAAAAATACAATGTCCCGCCTAAATTACTTGAAGTAGAAATTACGGAAAGCTCCATGACCAATGTTCATGAAACATTTTCTATTTTAACGGAATTGAAGCAATTAGGTGTCTATGTATCAGTTGATGATTTTGGTACTGGCTATTCCTCTTTAAGTTATTTAAAGCGCTATCCGATTGATATTATAAAAATTGACCAATCATTTATTGCAGACATTGCCAAAGATGATAAGAACGAGGCCATTATCAAGGCCATTATTTCAATGTCTCATAATTTAGGCTTAGAGGTCGTTGCAGAAGGAATTGAGGAACCCTCCCAAGTTGATTTCCTCAAACGCCATCGATGCCAAAAAGGGCAAGGCTACTTATATAACAAGCCTTTACCTGTAGAAACCATAGTTGAACAATATTTTGTAAGTTAA
- a CDS encoding TetR family transcriptional regulator translates to METLTNRQKKALETRERLLKTSLELFNKHGFEHVSIDQITKACHVSKGTFYTHFPSKYDVILEKFKELDSFYSTVEKTINHSLPASEKILILYQEQMNYLTNVVGKDLLRTVYTAAMTNQVEQDHYLISPQRKIFQIINSYIVEGVQQGEFRQDLQVTQMQTIIQRCMRANVYDWLIHNEDFDLATQMALFTAIVLDGMKLKNK, encoded by the coding sequence ATGGAAACACTAACTAATAGACAAAAAAAAGCATTGGAAACAAGAGAGAGGCTATTAAAAACTTCTTTAGAGCTCTTTAATAAACATGGGTTTGAGCACGTCTCCATTGATCAAATAACAAAGGCATGTCATGTATCAAAAGGAACATTTTACACGCATTTCCCCTCTAAATACGATGTGATTTTAGAAAAATTTAAAGAACTCGATAGTTTTTATAGTACTGTAGAGAAGACCATTAACCACTCCTTACCAGCAAGTGAAAAAATATTAATATTGTATCAAGAACAAATGAACTATTTAACAAATGTTGTAGGTAAAGATTTGCTACGGACGGTATATACTGCTGCGATGACAAATCAAGTGGAACAAGACCATTATTTAATCAGTCCACAGCGAAAAATTTTTCAAATTATCAATTCATATATTGTGGAAGGAGTTCAGCAAGGGGAATTCCGACAAGATTTACAAGTAACACAAATGCAGACAATTATTCAGCGCTGTATGCGGGCAAATGTCTATGATTGGCTAATTCATAATGAAGATTTTGATTTAGCTACCCAGATGGCACTATTCACAGCTATCGTATTGGATGGAATGAAATTAAAAAACAAATAA